In Acidicapsa acidisoli, a single genomic region encodes these proteins:
- a CDS encoding tyrosine-type recombinase/integrase: MPLTDVKVRNANPKQKAYRIPDAKGLHLFVTPSGGKLWRWKYRFNGAQKLMALGKYPEVPLAVARDRHAAARRQLAAGSDPMAVRKAEKIAIQTCAESSFQSVAALWMNHWRQDKSAQHIDSTRRRLEANVLPYIGSRPIGEIEPPELVAMVKAIEARGAADLAKRALQTTGQVFRYAIAHGLAKRNPIVEFKPSDVLKPTKKVNLARVDANELPALLRAIEVYRGTQVTRLAIKLMALTFVRTTELIEARWSEFDLENGRWNIPAERMKMDTPHIVPLSSQAIEVLELLKSLTGDCELLFPGERNPNKSMSNNTILFALDRMGYKGRQTGHGFRGLASTILHERGFNHEHIELQLAHAPRNAVSAAYNHALYLEPRAVMMQAWGDFLEQTQRGGKLLPFRHDAA, from the coding sequence ATGCCGCTCACAGATGTCAAGGTTCGTAACGCCAATCCCAAACAGAAGGCTTACCGGATTCCCGATGCAAAAGGTCTGCACTTGTTTGTAACGCCTTCTGGTGGAAAGCTCTGGCGTTGGAAATATCGATTCAATGGCGCTCAGAAGCTCATGGCGCTCGGTAAGTACCCTGAAGTGCCTCTAGCGGTCGCCAGGGACCGTCATGCCGCTGCCCGAAGGCAACTAGCGGCAGGATCGGACCCAATGGCTGTACGGAAGGCCGAAAAGATCGCTATCCAGACCTGCGCTGAAAGCTCATTCCAGAGCGTTGCTGCCTTGTGGATGAACCATTGGCGGCAAGACAAGAGCGCCCAACACATTGACTCGACACGAAGGCGCTTGGAAGCCAATGTGCTGCCCTATATTGGCTCAAGGCCAATCGGCGAAATCGAACCGCCCGAACTTGTAGCGATGGTGAAAGCAATCGAAGCGAGAGGCGCAGCAGACTTGGCAAAACGCGCCTTGCAGACCACTGGGCAGGTATTCCGCTATGCCATTGCGCATGGACTCGCAAAGCGTAATCCGATTGTTGAATTCAAGCCGTCAGATGTTTTGAAGCCAACCAAGAAAGTCAATCTTGCTCGTGTCGATGCCAATGAACTTCCAGCGTTGCTTCGTGCAATCGAAGTTTACCGAGGGACGCAAGTGACACGGCTTGCAATCAAACTTATGGCGCTGACATTCGTTCGCACAACCGAGTTAATCGAAGCGCGATGGTCGGAATTCGATCTTGAGAATGGGCGATGGAATATCCCTGCTGAACGCATGAAGATGGACACACCGCACATCGTTCCGCTTTCGTCGCAAGCTATCGAAGTTCTGGAATTGCTCAAGTCGTTGACGGGTGATTGTGAATTGCTGTTTCCAGGTGAGCGCAATCCCAACAAGTCGATGAGCAACAACACAATTCTGTTTGCTTTGGATCGCATGGGATATAAGGGAAGGCAAACCGGACACGGCTTTCGTGGACTCGCATCCACCATCTTGCACGAGCGTGGATTCAACCATGAGCACATCGAACTACAGCTTGCACACGCACCGCGTAATGCCGTCAGTGCTGCTTACAATCACGCGCTCTATTTGGAACCACGTGCGGTAATGATGCAAGCATGGGGTGACTTTCTGGAGCAAACACAGCGAGGCGGTAAGTTGTTGCCGTTTCGTCATGATGCAGCATGA
- a CDS encoding ChbG/HpnK family deacetylase has translation MKRLIINADDFGLTAGVNRAITELHRQKALTSATLMARATATDEAVAMADPSLGVGCHVVLVDGQSVLAPRRDLVLLVDPVSTGGRFKPTLLGLLRLLYLQRKSRSFSNRRLEEEIQAEAAAQISLLQGHGFNLTHIDTHKHTHMFPRVLRPVLRAARAAGIRTIRNPFEPEWSIRATPRAPWLRRIQVQLLRTFEPIFRRIVAEEGFVTTDGAIGVLATGTLDPATLASLLRAVPHGTWELVTHPGYNDAELAQAGTRLLASREIELAALSAASFAPDIELIHFGHLMHRNSS, from the coding sequence GTGAAGAGACTCATCATCAACGCCGACGACTTCGGCCTCACCGCCGGCGTAAATCGCGCAATAACGGAACTGCACCGTCAAAAGGCACTGACCAGTGCAACTCTCATGGCTCGCGCTACAGCCACAGACGAAGCCGTTGCTATGGCGGACCCAAGCCTCGGAGTAGGCTGCCATGTAGTCCTTGTCGACGGACAATCCGTTCTGGCCCCGCGACGCGACCTCGTCCTGCTTGTCGATCCGGTAAGCACAGGAGGTCGCTTCAAACCGACGCTCCTCGGCCTTCTGCGTCTTCTGTATTTGCAACGTAAGTCCCGGTCATTTTCGAATCGCCGCCTTGAAGAAGAAATCCAGGCCGAAGCCGCCGCTCAAATCTCGCTCCTTCAAGGCCATGGCTTCAACCTGACCCATATCGACACACACAAACACACCCATATGTTCCCTCGCGTGTTGCGTCCCGTGCTCCGCGCAGCCCGAGCCGCGGGCATCCGCACCATCCGCAACCCCTTCGAGCCAGAATGGAGCATCCGCGCCACTCCCCGCGCGCCTTGGCTTCGTCGTATTCAAGTGCAACTTCTGCGGACCTTCGAGCCCATATTTCGCCGGATCGTAGCCGAAGAAGGCTTCGTCACCACAGACGGCGCGATCGGCGTCCTAGCCACCGGAACGCTCGATCCCGCCACACTTGCCTCCCTGCTCCGCGCCGTGCCGCATGGCACCTGGGAGCTCGTCACCCATCCCGGATACAACGACGCAGAACTCGCCCAAGCTGGCACCCGCCTGCTGGCCTCACGAGAGATCGAGCTAGCCGCTCTCAGCGCCGCATCCTTCGCGCCCGATATCGAACTCATCCACTTTGGCCACCTTATGCATCGCAACAGCAGTTGA